A single Pantanalinema sp. DNA region contains:
- the trpS gene encoding tryptophan--tRNA ligase, which produces MSKKRIMSGMRPTGQLHLGHWLGVLVNWEKLQDAYDCYFMVADWHALTTGFEKTEHLRANTREVLLDWLAAGIDPARSTIYVQSSLPEIAELTLLLSMITPVSWLQRNPTVKEQAAELHAAEDAMTSGWLNYPTLMSADILAFKGELVPVGKDQLPHLEISRDMARRFNHLYAEVFPEPKGLLTEESALPGLDGRKMSKSYHNDIKLADTPEATQQKVMTMVTDPGRQRRQDPGYPEVCTVYGYYNAIAPDLVPQVAAECRTASIGCVQCKRRLADSLNATLAPIRERREAYAQTPGLLETILQEGKEKAAVVARETMAEVREAMKLNVLTPAFAENPR; this is translated from the coding sequence GTGTCGAAAAAGCGCATTATGAGCGGCATGCGCCCCACCGGCCAGCTCCATCTCGGCCACTGGCTCGGGGTGCTGGTCAACTGGGAAAAGCTGCAGGACGCGTACGACTGCTACTTCATGGTGGCCGACTGGCACGCCTTGACCACCGGCTTCGAGAAGACCGAGCACCTGCGCGCCAACACCCGCGAGGTGTTGCTCGACTGGCTCGCTGCGGGGATCGATCCCGCGCGCAGCACCATCTACGTCCAGTCCTCCCTGCCCGAGATCGCCGAGCTCACCCTGCTCCTCTCCATGATCACCCCGGTCAGCTGGCTGCAGCGCAACCCGACCGTCAAGGAGCAAGCGGCCGAGCTTCACGCCGCCGAGGACGCCATGACCTCGGGCTGGCTCAACTACCCCACCCTCATGAGCGCCGACATCCTGGCCTTCAAGGGCGAGCTGGTGCCGGTGGGCAAGGACCAGCTGCCCCACCTCGAGATCAGCCGCGACATGGCGCGGCGCTTCAACCACCTCTACGCGGAGGTCTTCCCCGAGCCCAAGGGCCTGCTCACCGAGGAGTCCGCCCTGCCCGGCCTCGACGGCCGCAAGATGAGCAAGAGCTACCACAACGACATCAAGCTGGCGGATACCCCCGAGGCGACCCAGCAGAAGGTCATGACCATGGTGACCGACCCGGGTCGCCAGCGCCGGCAGGACCCGGGCTACCCCGAGGTCTGCACGGTTTACGGCTACTACAACGCGATCGCCCCCGACCTGGTGCCGCAGGTGGCCGCAGAGTGCCGCACGGCCTCGATCGGCTGCGTCCAGTGCAAGCGACGCCTGGCCGACTCGCTCAACGCCACGCTCGCCCCCATCCGGGAGCGCCGCGAAGCGTATGCCCAGACCCCCGGCCTCCTCGAGACCATCCTCCAGGAAGGCAAAGAGAAGGCCGCGGTCGTCGCGCGCGAGACCATGGCCGAAGTCCGAGAGGCGATGAAGCTGAATGTCCTCACCCCAGCGTTTGCAGAAAATCCTCGCTAG
- a CDS encoding pseudouridine synthase: MQKILASAGVASRRRSEELILAGRVSVNGQVVRELGAKADPAHDAIEVDGTPLPSQTDKVYYALNKPTGYITSVTDPKGRRTVMALAPEVPGLHPVGRLDYDTSGLLLLTNDGDLTLAMTHPRYGVPKTYDALVEGHPTERILQRLRDGLRLEDGYTASAKVVALGTEGDQSRVRITIHEGRNRQVRRMFAAIGHPVVRLKRLSVGTVSIEGIALGGYRPLTPQEVVELKQQTGHEEGQP, from the coding sequence TTGCAGAAAATCCTCGCTAGCGCGGGGGTCGCGTCCCGGCGCCGCAGCGAGGAGCTGATCCTCGCCGGGCGCGTGTCGGTCAACGGCCAGGTGGTGCGCGAGCTTGGCGCCAAGGCCGATCCCGCGCACGACGCGATCGAAGTCGACGGCACCCCCTTGCCCAGCCAGACCGACAAGGTCTACTACGCCCTCAACAAGCCCACGGGCTACATCACCTCCGTGACCGACCCCAAGGGCCGCCGCACCGTCATGGCGCTCGCGCCCGAGGTGCCGGGCCTCCACCCGGTGGGCCGTCTCGACTACGACACCAGCGGCCTGTTGCTCCTGACCAACGACGGCGACTTGACCCTGGCCATGACCCACCCGCGCTACGGCGTCCCGAAGACCTACGACGCCCTCGTGGAGGGGCACCCGACCGAGCGCATCCTCCAGCGCCTGCGTGACGGCCTGCGGCTGGAGGACGGCTACACCGCCTCCGCCAAGGTCGTGGCACTCGGGACCGAAGGGGATCAGTCGCGCGTCCGCATCACCATCCACGAAGGCCGCAACCGCCAGGTCCGGCGCATGTTCGCCGCCATCGGCCACCCGGTCGTGCGCCTCAAGCGCCTGTCGGTCGGCACCGTCTCCATCGAGGGAATCGCCCTCGGGGGCTACCGCCCCCTCACGCCGCAAGAAGTCGTCGAATTGAAACAGCAAACCGGACATGAGGAGGGGCAACCGTGA
- a CDS encoding RodZ domain-containing protein translates to MTRLAEIGQQLKEARLGRNRSIEDIAFETHLKASHLQALEEGDEQSLPEPVYVKSFIRKYAQAVGLPSDELANRYWETRPLPPAPVETRDFTPPWWIFPWVLGALLLGALAYFWVVSTRPTPPSAPPSPVTTPLPTPTPVATGSVTTPSVSGATASATPSLAPGLSAAPTAKPSVAPTVKPTAKPTAKPTAPPTAKPASPRPTQAPSAEPSPVVSPAVEQSEGNKPALRSVLKLHATATSWVRVARGGREIYAKNMAAGQTMTWPVLEGLDVTIGNAAGVQVTMGDQALGTLGASGEVVRRVFKED, encoded by the coding sequence GTGACCAGACTCGCGGAGATCGGCCAGCAGCTCAAGGAGGCGCGCCTCGGGCGAAATCGCTCCATCGAGGACATCGCCTTCGAGACCCACCTCAAGGCCTCTCACCTCCAGGCCCTCGAGGAAGGGGACGAGCAAAGCCTTCCCGAGCCCGTCTACGTCAAGAGCTTCATCCGGAAGTACGCACAGGCGGTCGGTCTTCCATCCGACGAGCTCGCCAATCGCTACTGGGAGACGCGCCCGCTCCCCCCGGCGCCGGTCGAGACCCGCGACTTCACCCCACCCTGGTGGATCTTCCCCTGGGTGCTCGGCGCCCTGCTGCTGGGGGCCCTCGCCTACTTCTGGGTCGTGAGCACCCGCCCCACCCCGCCTTCCGCGCCCCCTTCGCCGGTGACGACCCCGCTGCCCACCCCGACCCCGGTCGCAACCGGCAGCGTCACCACCCCGTCGGTGTCAGGCGCCACCGCGAGCGCGACGCCGTCGCTCGCCCCAGGCTTGTCGGCGGCCCCCACGGCGAAGCCGAGCGTCGCCCCGACCGTCAAGCCGACCGCGAAGCCGACCGCCAAGCCTACGGCGCCCCCCACGGCAAAGCCGGCCAGCCCCCGGCCCACGCAAGCGCCCAGTGCCGAGCCCAGCCCCGTCGTCTCTCCCGCGGTCGAACAGAGCGAGGGGAACAAACCCGCGCTGCGATCGGTCCTGAAGTTGCATGCGACGGCGACGTCGTGGGTGCGGGTCGCCCGGGGCGGCCGTGAGATCTACGCCAAGAACATGGCCGCCGGCCAGACCATGACCTGGCCGGTGCTCGAAGGCCTCGACGTCACCATCGGCAACGCGGCAGGCGTCCAGGTGACCATGGGAGACCAGGCGCTCGGAACGCTCGGCGCCAGCGGCGAGGTCGTGCGGCGCGTCTTCAAGGAGGATTGA